Proteins encoded together in one Camelina sativa cultivar DH55 chromosome 9, Cs, whole genome shotgun sequence window:
- the LOC104712216 gene encoding proline transporter 2 isoform X1: MDTSESRNRKVTAVEKFDLEVPETAHQISSDSWLQVSFVLTTGINSAYVLGYSGTVMVPLGWIGGVIGLLLATGISLYANSLVAKLHEFGGKRHIRYRDLAGFIYGKKMYRVTWGLQYVNLFMINCGFIILAGSALKAVYVLFRDDSLMKLPHFIAIAGVVCALFAIGIPHLSALGIWLGVSTILSIVYIVVAIVLSAKDGVNKPERDYTIQGSSINKLFTITGAAANLVFAFNTGMLPEIQATVKQPVVKNMMKALYFQFTVGVLPMYAVTFIGYWAYGSSTSTYLLNSVSGPVWVKALANICAFLQSVISLHIFASPTYEYMDTKYGVKGSPLALKNLLFRTVARGSYLAVSTLLSALLPFLGDFMSLTGAISTFPLTFILANHMYLVAMNEKLSVVQKLWHWLNVCVFGLMSLAAAIAAVRLISVDSKNFHVFADV; encoded by the exons ATGGATACGAGTGAATCTAGGAACCGTAAAGTTACAGCAGTAGAAAAGTTCGATCTCGAAGTCCCTGAGACTGCTCATCAGATTAGCAGTG ATTCATGGTTGCAGGTATCGTTTGTTCTAACAACCGGTATAAACAGTGCTTATGTGTTGGGATATTCCGGGACAGTCATGGTTCCTTTGGGTTGGATTGGTGGTGTGATTGGTCTCCTTCTTGCTACCGGAATCTCCCTTTATGCAAACTCTCTTGTCGCCAAGCTTCATGAGTTTGGTGGAAAGAGACACATTCGCTATAGAGACCTTGCAGGCTTCATCTACG GTAAAAAGATGTACCGTGTTACATGGGGATTGCAATATGTCAATCTTTTCATGATTAATTGTGGCTTCATCATACTTGCTGGTTCTGCCTTAAAG GCTGTTTATGTGCTTTTTAGAGATGACAGCTTAATGAAACTGCCTCACTTTATCGCCATCGCGGGTGTTGTATGTGCGCTTTTCGCAATCGGTATTCCTCATTTATCAGCTCTTGGAATCTGGCTCGGAGTTTCAACAATCCTCAGCATAGTCTACATTGTTGTTGCAATAGTTCTATCAGCTAAAGATG GAGTAAACAAACCTGAAAGAGACTATACCATACAAGGATCATCAATAAACAAACTCTTTACCATAACAGGAGCAGCAGCAAATCTGGTTTTCGCATTCAATACGGGAATGCTCCCGGAAATACAG GCCACAGTGAAGCAACCGGTGGTTAAAAACATGATGAAGGCTCTGTATTTTCAATTCACTGTTGGTGTTTTACCAATGTATGCCGTTACATTCATCGGTTATTGGGCTTACGGGTCCTCTACATCGACTTATTTGTTAAACAGCGTCAGTGGACCTGTCTGGGTTAAAGCACTCGCTAACATTTGCGCTTTCTTACAATCCGTTATCTCTTTACAT atttttgcTAGTCCGACTTATGAGTATATGGATACAAAGTACGGAGTCAAAGGAAGTCCATTGGCATTGAAGAATCTGTTGTTTAGAACAGTAGCAAGAGGAAGCTACCTTGCGGTAAGCACTCTTCTCTCTGCGCTATTGCCGTTTCTTGGAGATTTCATGAGCCTAACGGGAGCGATAAGCACGTTCCCTCTGACATTCATATTAGCGAATCACATGTATCTAGTCGCTATGAACGAAAAGCTTAGTGTTGTGCAAAAGCTATGGCATTGGCTTAATGTTTGCGTCTTTGGATTAATGTCTCTTGCTGCTGCTATTGCTGCTGTTAGACTCATATCCGTTGATTCCAAAAACTTCCATGTTTTTGCtgatgtttga
- the LOC104712216 gene encoding proline transporter 2 isoform X2, with the protein MVPLGWIGGVIGLLLATGISLYANSLVAKLHEFGGKRHIRYRDLAGFIYGKKMYRVTWGLQYVNLFMINCGFIILAGSALKAVYVLFRDDSLMKLPHFIAIAGVVCALFAIGIPHLSALGIWLGVSTILSIVYIVVAIVLSAKDGVNKPERDYTIQGSSINKLFTITGAAANLVFAFNTGMLPEIQATVKQPVVKNMMKALYFQFTVGVLPMYAVTFIGYWAYGSSTSTYLLNSVSGPVWVKALANICAFLQSVISLHIFASPTYEYMDTKYGVKGSPLALKNLLFRTVARGSYLAVSTLLSALLPFLGDFMSLTGAISTFPLTFILANHMYLVAMNEKLSVVQKLWHWLNVCVFGLMSLAAAIAAVRLISVDSKNFHVFADV; encoded by the exons ATGGTTCCTTTGGGTTGGATTGGTGGTGTGATTGGTCTCCTTCTTGCTACCGGAATCTCCCTTTATGCAAACTCTCTTGTCGCCAAGCTTCATGAGTTTGGTGGAAAGAGACACATTCGCTATAGAGACCTTGCAGGCTTCATCTACG GTAAAAAGATGTACCGTGTTACATGGGGATTGCAATATGTCAATCTTTTCATGATTAATTGTGGCTTCATCATACTTGCTGGTTCTGCCTTAAAG GCTGTTTATGTGCTTTTTAGAGATGACAGCTTAATGAAACTGCCTCACTTTATCGCCATCGCGGGTGTTGTATGTGCGCTTTTCGCAATCGGTATTCCTCATTTATCAGCTCTTGGAATCTGGCTCGGAGTTTCAACAATCCTCAGCATAGTCTACATTGTTGTTGCAATAGTTCTATCAGCTAAAGATG GAGTAAACAAACCTGAAAGAGACTATACCATACAAGGATCATCAATAAACAAACTCTTTACCATAACAGGAGCAGCAGCAAATCTGGTTTTCGCATTCAATACGGGAATGCTCCCGGAAATACAG GCCACAGTGAAGCAACCGGTGGTTAAAAACATGATGAAGGCTCTGTATTTTCAATTCACTGTTGGTGTTTTACCAATGTATGCCGTTACATTCATCGGTTATTGGGCTTACGGGTCCTCTACATCGACTTATTTGTTAAACAGCGTCAGTGGACCTGTCTGGGTTAAAGCACTCGCTAACATTTGCGCTTTCTTACAATCCGTTATCTCTTTACAT atttttgcTAGTCCGACTTATGAGTATATGGATACAAAGTACGGAGTCAAAGGAAGTCCATTGGCATTGAAGAATCTGTTGTTTAGAACAGTAGCAAGAGGAAGCTACCTTGCGGTAAGCACTCTTCTCTCTGCGCTATTGCCGTTTCTTGGAGATTTCATGAGCCTAACGGGAGCGATAAGCACGTTCCCTCTGACATTCATATTAGCGAATCACATGTATCTAGTCGCTATGAACGAAAAGCTTAGTGTTGTGCAAAAGCTATGGCATTGGCTTAATGTTTGCGTCTTTGGATTAATGTCTCTTGCTGCTGCTATTGCTGCTGTTAGACTCATATCCGTTGATTCCAAAAACTTCCATGTTTTTGCtgatgtttga
- the LOC104712218 gene encoding 60S ribosomal protein L35a-4, with protein sequence MKGRQGERVRLYVRGTVLGYKRSKSNQYPNTSLVQIEGVNTQEEVNWYKGKRMAYIYKAKTKKNGSHYRCIWGKVARPHGNSGVVRAKFTSNLPPKSMGAKVRVFMYPSNI encoded by the exons ATGAAGGGACGTCAAGGAGAGAGAGTTAG GTTGTATGTTCGAGGAACAGTCCTCGGTTACAAGAG GTCCAAGTCCAACCAATACCCCAACACTTCTCTCGTCCAGATTGAAGGAGTGAACACTCAAGAGGAGGTTAACTGGTACAAGGGAAAGCGTATGGCTTACATCTACAAggcaaagacaaagaagaacgGTTCTCACTACCGTTGCATTTGGGGAAAGGTCGCTAGGCCTCATGGTAACAGTGGTGTTGTCCGTGCTAAGTTCACTTCAAACCTACCACCTAAGTCAATG GGAGCTAAAGTCAGAGTGTTCATGTACCCAAGCAACATATGA
- the LOC104712219 gene encoding uncharacterized protein LOC104712219, with amino-acid sequence MASRLGVSIGAALGSSHWDDGRRRRRDLSISVNFVTNGRSRRGSRSGVRILRVSNEGAESYLDMWKNAVDREKKEKAFEKIAENVVSVDGVKEEGGDLEKKSDEFQKILEVSVEERDRIQRMQVVDRAAAAISAAKAILASNSSGDGKEGFPDDVNTATSEEVTETQKRGMWSRTVYVPRSESSGSETPGPDFWSWTPPQGSEISSSMNVDLQAVEKPVEFPTNPVLEKDKSADSLSIPYESMLSSERHSFTIPPFESLVEVRKEAETKPSSAETSSTEHDLDDVSSANAEEVARVLGSLDESSSSGVSEDGLKWWKQTGVEKRPDGVVCRWTMIRGVTADGVVEWQDKYWEASDDFGFKELGSEKSGRDATGNVWREFWRESMSQENGVVHMEKTADKWGKSGQGDEWQEKWWEHYDATGKSEKWAHKWCSIDRNTPLDAGHAHVWHERWGEKYDGQGGSTKYTDKWAERWVGDGWDKWGDKWDENFNPSAQGVKQGETWWEGKHGDRWNRSWGEGHNGSGWVHKYGKSSSGEHWDTHVPQETWYERFPHFGFFHCFDNSVQLRAVKKPSDMS; translated from the exons atggCATCGCGTTTAGGTGTTTCTATAGGCGCCGCTTTGGGATCCTCTCACTGGGACGACGGAAGACGGCGAAGACGTGACTTGTCCATTTCTGTGAATTTCGTGACGAACGGGAGGAGCCGGAGAGGAAGTAGAAGCGGTGTGAGGATTCTTAGGGTTTCTAATGAAGGAGCTGAATCGTACCTCGATATGTGGAAAAACGCTGTTGATCgcgagaagaaagagaaagcctTTGAGAAAATTGCCGAGAATGTTGTATCCGTCGATGGTGTAAAAGAGGAAGGAGgtgatttggagaagaagagtgatgaGTTTCAGAAGATTCTTGAGGTTTCTGTCGAGGAAAGAGATCGGATTCAGCGAATGCAGGTCGTTGATCGTGCCGCTGCAGCCATCTCCGCTGCTAAAGCGATTCTTGCTTCTAACAGTTCCGGTGACGGGAAGGAAGGGTTTCCAGATGATGTTAACACTGCCACAAGTGAAGAAGTCACGGAGACTCAAAAAAGAG GAATGTGGAGTAGAACAGTGTATGTGCCTCGGTCTGAAAGTTCTGGGAGTGAGACTCCAGGACCAGATTTTTGGTCTTGGACGCCACCTCAAGGTAGTGAGATAAGCTCAAGTATGAATGTGGACTTGCAGGCTGTGGAAAAGCCTGTTGAGTTTCCAACTAATCCTGTATTGGAGAAAGATAAATCAGCAGATTCTCTTTCTATACCCTATGAGAGTATGCTTTCTTCTGAAAGACATAGCTTTACTATCCCGCCTTTTGAGTCTTTGGTCGAGGTTCGGAAAGAGGCTGAGACGAAGCCCAGCTCTGCTGAGACATCGTCGACAGAACATGACCTTGATGATGTATCTTCAGCGAATGCGGAAGAAGTGGCTCGTGTTCTTGGTAGTTTGGAtgagtcttcttcctctggagTTAGTGAAGACGGATTGAAGTGGTGGAAGCAAACGGGTGTAGAGAAAAGACCTGATGGTGTGGTTTGTAGGTGGACAATGATACGTGGGGTTACTGCTGATGGTGTTGTTGAGTGGCAAGACAAGTATTGGGAGGCTTCTGATGATTTTGGGTTCAAGGAACTTGGTTCTGAGAAATCAGGACGTGATGCGACTGGAAACGTGTGGCGTGAGTTCTGGAGAGAGTCGATGAGCCAG GAGAATGGTGTTGTGCATATGGAGAAAACTGCAGACAAATGGGGAAAGAGTGGGCAAGGTGATGAATGGCAAGAGAAGTGGTGGGAGCATTATGATGCTACTGGAAAATCTGAAAAATGGGCTCATAAGTGGTGCAGCATTGACCGCAACACACCCCTTGATGCTGGCCATGCTCATGTCTGGCATGAAAG GTGGGGAGAGAAGTATGACGGACAAGGCGGAAGCACAAAGTACACAGACAAGTGGGCTGAACGATGGGTAGGGGACGGTTGGGACAAATGGGGAGACAAATGGGATGAGAACTTTAACCCGAGCGCTCAAGGAGTGAAACAAGGTGAGACTTGGTGGGAAGGGAAGCACGGTGACAGATGGAACCGAAGTTGGGGAGAAGGTCACAACGGATCAGGATGGGTTCACAAATACGGTAAAAGCAGCAGCGGAGAACACTGGGACACACATGTGCCACAAGAAACTTGGTATGAGAGGTTCCCTCACTTTGGCTTCTTCCACTGTTTTGACAACTCTGTTCAGCTCCGAGCTGTTAAGAAGCCTTCTGATATGTCCTAG
- the LOC104712220 gene encoding LIM domain-containing protein WLIM2b produces the protein MSFTGTQQKCKACEKTVYAVELLSADGVGYHKSCFKCTHCKSRLQLSSYSSMEGVLYCKPHFEQLFKESGSFNKNFQSPAKPADKSATPELTRTPSRVAGRFSGTQEKCATCSKTVYPIEKVTVESQTYHKSCFKCSHGGCALSPSNYAALEGILYCKHHFAQLFKEKGSYNHLIKSASIKRSAAAAVAAGVPAAADPES, from the exons ATGTCTTTTACAGGAACTCAACAGAAATGCAAAGCTTGTGAGAAGACAGTGTATGCTGTGGAGCTTCTCTCAGCTGATGGAGTTGGCTATCACAAGTCTTGCTTCAAATGCACTCACTGCAAAAGCAGGCTTCAG ctGAGCAGTTACTCATCCATGGAAGGTGTGTTGTACTGTAAGCCTCATTTTGAGCAGCTCTTTAAGGAGTCTGGTAGTTTCAACAAGAACTTTCAGTCAC CTGCAAAGCCGGCTGACAAATCAGCAACTCCTGAGCTG ACAAGGACACCTAGTCGAGTTGCGGGCAGATTCTCTGGTACACAAGAGAAATGCGCCACTTGCAGTAAAACTGTATATCCTATCGAGAAG GTAACAGTGGAGAGCCAGACATATCACAAGTCCTGCTTCAAATGCTCACATGGAGGCTGCGCACTTTCGCCATCCAACTACGCAGCTCTTGAAGGAATCCTGTACTGCAAGCACCATTTCGCTCAGCTCTTCAAGGAAAAGGGAAGTTACAACCACTTGATCAAATCCGCTTCCATCAAACGCTCCGCAGCCGCTGCAGTCGCTGCTGGCGTACCAGCAGCCGCGGATCCTGAATCTTAA
- the LOC104712221 gene encoding glucan endo-1,3-beta-glucosidase 2-like gives MKKIHSLSSHLLVLLITLTAIATPTTITTATTIGVTYSTPASISATAQLSPDRIAAKVVSMNIPAVRLLDSNPAMIRAFAYTNVSLFLSVPNPLVPLLASNRSLAMRWVYRHVLPFHPRTKISIISVGNDVISYSPDVSPFLLRAMQNVHQSLVDLRIYKISVSTTFSFFNIVPTAFPPSSAQFQQPNGEVIIRPILQFLERTNSSFLINLYPYNMYRSSFSIPIGFALFEEFPFNFRDDLTTGVRYRNLFDMMVDAVISAMAVMGHENLPVIVAETGWPSSGIDASEVDATLLYSEMFLKALLTHLRSGSGTPLRKEGVSEVYIFELVEKDAKQGIRNWGLLHHNMTSKYSFEFSDGGKARSFIELFIGCFVGVVLLYLLM, from the coding sequence atgaagaagatacaCTCTCTCTCCTCTCATCTCCTCGTCCTCCTTATCACGTTAACCGCCATAGCTACACCTACGACGATCACCACCGCCACGACGATCGGAGTCACATACTCAACTCCAGCTTCAATCTCCGCCACCGCCCAACTCTCCCCGGACAGAATAGCCGCCAAAGTCGTCTCTATGAACATCCCGGCGGTGAGGCTCCTCGACTCGAATCCGGCGATGATTCGCGCCTTCGCTTACACAAACGTATCCCTCTTCCTCTCCGTACCGAATCCACTCGTTCCTCTCCTCGCTTCGAACCGTTCACTCGCGATGCGTTGGGTCTACCGCCACGTGCTTCCGTTTCACCCTCGCACCAAGATCTCGATCATCTCCGTCGGGAACGACGTGATCTCTTACTCGCCGGACGTATCTCCGTTTCTCCTCCGCGCGATGCAGAACGTTCATCAATCTCTCGTGGATCTGAGAATCTACAAGATCTCTGTATCCACGACGTTCTCTTTCTTCAACATCGTACCCACGGCGTTCCCACCTTCGTCGGCGCAGTTTCAACAACCTAACGGCGAAGTGATCATCAGACCGATTCTTCAATTCCTCGAAAGAACCAACTCGTCGTTCTTGATCAATCTCTATCCCTACAACATGTACCGGTCTAGCTTCTCGATTCCGATTGGGTTTGCTCTTTTTGAAGAGTTCCCGTTTAATTTCAGAGACGATCTCACCACCGGAGTTAGGTACCGTAATCTTTTTGATATGATGGTTGATGCTGTGATTAGTGCTATGGCTGTGATGGGGCATGAGAATCTTCCGGTGATTGTTGCGGAGACTGGTTGGCCTAGCTCGGGGATTGATGCTAGTGAAGTAGACGCGACGTTGCTGTACAGTGAGATGTTCTTGAAAGCTTTGTTGACTCATCTGAGAAGCGGATCTGGAACACCGTTGAGGAAAGAAGGTGTTTCTGAGGTTTACATCTTTGAGCTTGTTGAGAAAGATGCTAAGCAAGGGATTAGGAACTGGGGGCTTTTGCATCATAACATGACTAGTAAGTACAGCTTTGAGTTCTCGGATGGAGGCAAAGCCAGAAGTTTCATTGAGCTTTTCATCGGATGCTTTGTGGGAGTGGTGCTGCTTTATCTGTTGATGTAG
- the LOC109126480 gene encoding keratin, type I cytoskeletal 10-like → MYRSSFSIPIGFALFEEFPFNFRDDLTTGVRYRNLFDMMVDAVISAMAVMGHENLPVIVAETEQKMVLHKSTKPMAYALLLLLAIYTHIQTVGSTTETSVSRSNLKHSLVTRSKTFSENDFPVWRRELRSSGGGGGGGGRGGGGGSSGGRGSGSRGGGGSGNSGTSSSSSSGDCLKHYGLSKRLIFIGFLGVLVVVW, encoded by the exons ATGTACCGGTCTAGCTTCTCGATTCCGATTGGGTTTGCTCTTTTTGAAGAGTTCCCGTTTAATTTCAGAGACGATCTCACCACCGGAGTTAGGTACCGTAATCTTTTTGATATGATGGTTGATGCTGTGATTAGTGCTATGGCTGTGATGGGGCATGAGAATCTTCCGGTGATTGTTGCGGAGACTG AACAAAAAATGGTCTTACACAAATCAACTAAACCAATGGCTTATGCGTTACTTTTGCTCCTAGCGATTTATACGCATATCCAAACCGTTGGTTCAACCACCGAAACCTCTGTCTCGCGCTCCAATTTGAAACATAGTTTGGTCACAAGAAGTAAAACGTTCTCTGAGAACGATTTTCCAGTTTGGCGAAGGGAGCTTAGAAGCAGTggtggaggcggaggaggaggaggtcgTGGGGGCGGAGGCGGTAGCAGCGGAGGTCGTGGCAGTGGTAGTCGTGGTGGCGGAGGGAGTGGTAACAGCGGTACGAGCAGCAGTTCGAGTAGCGGTGACTGTCTCAAGCATTATGGTCTGTCCAAAAGACTAATATTCATCGGTTTTCTAGGGGTTTTAGTTGTTGTATGGTAA
- the LOC104712223 gene encoding sedoheptulose-1,7-bisphosphatase, chloroplastic-like gives METSIACYSRGILPPSVSSQRSSSTLVSPSSFSSSSSFKRLKSSSIFGDSLRVLPKSQLKSTKAKSNGASSVTKCEIGQSLEEFLAQATPDKGLRTLLMCMGEALRTIAFKVRTASCGGTACVNSFGDEQLAVDMLADKLLFEALQYSHVCKYACSEEVPELQDMGGPVEGGFSVAFDPLDGSSIVDTNFTVGTIFGVWPGDKLTGVTGGDQVAAAMGIYGPRTTYVLAIKGFPGTHEFLLLDEGKWQHVKETTEIAEGKMFSPGNLRATFDNSEYNTLIDYYVKEKYTLRYTGGMVPDVNQIIVKEKGIFTNVTSPTAKAKLRLLFEVAPLGLLIENAGGFSSDGYKSVLDKTIVNLDDRTQVAYGSKNEIIRFEETLYGSSRLKTAPIGVTA, from the exons ATGGAGACCAGTATCGCATGCTACTCACGTGGGATCCTTCCCCCAAGCGTCTCTTCTCAACGATCCTCCTCTACATTggtctctccttcttccttctcctcatCCTCCAGCTTCAAG CGTTTGAAATCGAGCTCAATCTTTGGAGATTCACTACGAGTATTACCAAAATCGCAGTTGAAATCCACAAAGGCTAAGAGCAATGGTGCTTCAAGTGTTACCAAATGTGAAATTGGCCAAAGCTTG gaAGAGTTTTTGGCACAAGCAACTCCTGACAAGGGATTGAGAACTTTGCTCATGTGTATGGGAGAAGCATTGAGAACAATAGCTTTCAAAGTTAGAACAGCTTCTTGTGGTGGAACAGCTTGTGTTAATTCCTTTGGTGATGAACAACTCGCTGTTGATATGCTCGCtgataagcttctctttgag GCTTTGCAATACTCGCATGTGTGCAAGTATGCTTGCTCTGAAGAAGTACCTGAGCTTCAAGACATGGGAGGTCCAGTGGAAG GTGGGTTCAGTGTTGCATTTGATCCATTGGATGGATCAAGCATTGTGGATACTAACTTCACAGTGGGAACCATATTTGGAGTTTGGCCTGGGGACAAGTTAACTGGAGTCACGGGAGGAGACCAAGTGGCTGCAGCCATGGGAATCTACGGTCCAAGAACCACTTATGTTTTGGCCATTAAGGGGTTCCCAGGAACCCATGAGTTCTTGCTTCTTGATGAAG GGAAATGGCAGCATGTAAAGGAGACAACAGAGATCGCAGAAGGCAAAATGTTCTCACCAGGAAACTTAAGAGCCACATTCGACAACTCCGAATACAACACG CTGATTGATTACTACGTGAAAGAGAAGTACACACTGAGATACACCGGAGGAATGGTTCCTGACGTTAACCAG ATTATTGTGAAGGAGAAAGGAATCTTCACCAACGTGACTTCTCCTACAGCTAAGGCAAAGTTGAGGCTGTTGTTCGAAGTGGCTCCTCTTGGTCTGCTCATAGAGAATGCTGGTGGATTCAGCAGTGATGGATACAAGTCAGTACTCGACAAGACCATCGTCAACCTTGATGACAGAACTCAAGTTGCTTATGGCTCAAAGAACGAGATCATCCGCTTTGAAGAAACCCTTTACGGTTCATCAAGACTCAAGACTGCTCCCATTGGAGTTACCGCTTAG